A single genomic interval of Alistipes provencensis harbors:
- a CDS encoding YccF domain-containing protein, whose translation MNGCLNILWHFPFFGFLFAFFYALFGAILCCTVVLYPVGLGFFQIARFLLTPFSSALVTRKELGLVRPEERSTAAAAFSTVITILYFPFGLIAAAGALFAMIGEFLSIIGIPCGIVWFKALPAIFMPVDKVCVPKAVADEIARIKAGDTVRRYKGETGEPETHPAERHFTEDPGETLPPMPEVRQYDDEKLHEIVSDAAMYRASLVDDCRRELEIRSKGAALMPKIEAYDDAGLREVLANPQMYSDEVLYCCQKVDAERRRIVRERQEREAELARLQREQEEKEAAERRTAAWKKQRPYVFATVAILVLIGYYSYPVYKNYQEGLYSKNAYECYERGRCYAYGNGVPYDMKQAVKWYLQAAKKGCPEAQNTMGICYEQGDGVSSSMRKAVKYYRMAAETGLATAQINLAECYEKGKGITKDLAEARIWYQKAAEQGNEAGRQGLLRCN comes from the coding sequence ATGAACGGTTGTTTGAACATTCTCTGGCATTTTCCATTCTTCGGATTCCTGTTCGCGTTTTTTTACGCGTTGTTCGGTGCAATTCTGTGCTGCACGGTGGTGCTCTATCCCGTGGGGCTCGGATTTTTCCAGATCGCACGGTTCCTGCTCACGCCCTTTTCTTCGGCACTGGTCACCCGCAAGGAGCTCGGGCTGGTGCGGCCCGAGGAGCGCAGCACGGCCGCCGCGGCTTTTTCGACCGTCATCACGATCCTCTATTTCCCTTTCGGACTGATCGCCGCCGCAGGAGCGCTGTTCGCCATGATCGGGGAATTTCTGAGCATCATCGGCATCCCGTGCGGCATCGTCTGGTTCAAGGCTCTGCCCGCGATCTTCATGCCCGTTGACAAAGTGTGCGTTCCGAAGGCCGTGGCCGACGAGATCGCGCGCATCAAGGCCGGCGACACCGTCCGACGCTACAAGGGCGAAACCGGAGAACCGGAGACGCATCCGGCGGAGCGTCATTTCACGGAGGACCCCGGCGAAACGCTTCCCCCGATGCCCGAGGTGCGGCAGTACGACGACGAAAAACTGCACGAAATCGTCTCCGACGCCGCGATGTACCGGGCTTCGCTGGTCGACGACTGTCGCCGGGAGCTGGAGATCCGCAGCAAGGGAGCCGCATTGATGCCCAAAATCGAGGCGTACGACGATGCAGGGCTGCGCGAGGTGCTCGCCAACCCGCAGATGTACTCCGACGAGGTGCTCTATTGCTGCCAGAAGGTCGATGCCGAGCGTCGTCGCATCGTCAGGGAACGACAGGAGCGTGAAGCCGAACTGGCGCGCCTCCAGCGCGAGCAGGAGGAAAAGGAGGCCGCCGAGCGACGCACCGCAGCATGGAAGAAACAGCGGCCATATGTCTTTGCAACCGTTGCCATTCTGGTATTGATAGGGTATTATAGTTACCCGGTTTACAAAAATTATCAAGAGGGACTCTACTCGAAAAACGCATACGAATGTTATGAACGAGGCCGTTGCTATGCTTATGGCAACGGAGTCCCATACGATATGAAACAAGCAGTAAAATGGTACCTCCAAGCTGCAAAAAAGGGATGTCCGGAAGCCCAGAATACGATGGGAATCTGTTATGAACAAGGAGACGGTGTTTCAAGCAGCATGCGCAAAGCCGTTAAATATTACAGAATGGCTGCGGAGACCGGGCTTGCCACGGCGCAAATAAATCTGGCGGAATGCTACGAAAAAGGAAAAGGTATCACAAAAGACCTCGCGGAGGCACGGATCTGGTATCAAAAAGCTGCCGAGCAAGGCAATGAAGCGGGCCGGCAGGGGCTGCTCCGGTGCAACTGA
- the gcvP gene encoding aminomethyl-transferring glycine dehydrogenase encodes MFDKFSERHIGVSNEKDLKAMLDVIGVKSTDELIAQVIPQSIRLKKPLALPAEGMSEYEFAAHIRDLAERNHPLRSFIGMGYYPSAVPAVVARNVFENPAWYTSYTPYQAEISQGRLEALLNFQTAVISLTGMEIGNCSLLDEGTAAAEAMAMMFSLRSREAVKEGRNQLFVDHNIFPQTLDVLLTRSEPFDIELIVDNYDEYEFTGREFGAIVQYPAADGSVRDYADFTAAAHARGVLVTAAADLLSLALLKAPGEWGADIAVGSAQRLGNPMGFGGPAAGYMTTREAFKRNMPGRIIGVSVDRLGNKALRMALQMREQHIKRERATSNICTASALMASMTGFYCVYNGPEGLRRAAETAHFAAATVARALEAMDYRLTSKEFFDTLEVEAEAAVVQSLALEQGINFYYPSEGSVRMSFDEVTTPAEIETVAGIFAAAKGKKAKAIKPVTESCVSTGLRRRSAYLEEPVFNTYRSESALMRYIKKLELRDISLANSMISLGSCTMKLNAAALMQPLSLAGFQNMHPFAPADQAEGYMQLISDLEKDLATITGFAACSLQPNSGAAGEYSGLIVIRAYHQSRGQGYRNVVLIPASAHGTNPASAAMAGMKIVTVACDEKGNIDVGDLEAKAKEYSSELCGLMVTYPSTHGVFESRIREIVDAVHDAGGQVYMDGANMNAQVGLTNPGYIGADVCHLNLHKTFAMPHGGGGPGVGPICVAEHLRAFLPSHPIVATGGDEGITAVASAPWGSALLFPITYGYIKMLGADGLRKATEMAIVNANYMSAALASEYRTYYSGETGRVGHEMILDLTNFKKDYNIDCGDIAHRLMDYGFHAPTLSFPVHETLMVEPTESEPKEEMDRFIEALVAIKRECEAAAGQTDNVVANAPHTARELAGKWAHPYTREQAAFPLRWIGESKFFPYVSKIDNGYGDRNLCCRNCE; translated from the coding sequence ATGTTCGACAAGTTTTCCGAACGCCATATCGGCGTCAGCAACGAAAAAGACCTGAAAGCCATGCTCGACGTGATCGGCGTGAAATCGACCGACGAGCTCATCGCGCAGGTCATCCCGCAGTCCATCCGCCTCAAGAAACCGCTGGCCCTGCCCGCCGAGGGGATGAGCGAATACGAGTTCGCCGCCCACATCCGCGACTTGGCCGAGCGCAACCACCCCCTGCGTTCGTTCATCGGCATGGGATACTACCCTTCGGCCGTTCCGGCCGTCGTTGCGCGCAACGTCTTCGAGAACCCCGCGTGGTACACCTCCTACACCCCCTATCAGGCCGAGATTTCGCAGGGCCGCCTCGAGGCGCTGCTCAATTTCCAGACCGCCGTCATCTCGCTCACGGGCATGGAGATCGGCAACTGCTCGCTGCTCGACGAGGGCACCGCCGCCGCCGAAGCGATGGCAATGATGTTTTCGCTGCGCTCGCGCGAAGCCGTCAAGGAGGGCCGCAACCAGCTCTTCGTCGACCACAACATCTTCCCGCAGACGCTCGACGTGCTGCTCACGCGCAGCGAACCGTTCGACATCGAACTGATCGTCGACAACTACGACGAATACGAATTCACGGGCCGGGAGTTCGGCGCGATCGTGCAGTACCCGGCCGCCGACGGCTCGGTGCGCGACTATGCCGACTTCACCGCCGCGGCGCACGCCCGGGGCGTGCTCGTCACGGCCGCCGCCGACCTGCTGTCGCTGGCCCTGCTCAAAGCGCCCGGCGAATGGGGCGCCGACATCGCCGTGGGTTCGGCGCAGCGTCTCGGAAACCCGATGGGCTTCGGAGGTCCCGCCGCGGGTTACATGACCACGCGCGAAGCGTTCAAGCGCAACATGCCGGGCCGCATCATCGGCGTCTCGGTCGACCGGCTGGGCAACAAGGCCCTGCGCATGGCGCTCCAGATGCGCGAACAGCACATCAAGCGCGAGCGCGCCACGTCGAACATCTGCACCGCCTCGGCGCTGATGGCCTCGATGACGGGCTTCTACTGCGTCTACAACGGCCCCGAGGGGCTTCGCCGCGCCGCCGAGACAGCCCACTTCGCCGCCGCGACGGTGGCCCGTGCACTGGAAGCGATGGATTACCGTCTGACGTCGAAAGAGTTCTTCGACACATTGGAGGTCGAAGCCGAAGCCGCCGTCGTGCAGTCGCTGGCGCTCGAGCAGGGCATCAACTTCTACTACCCCTCCGAGGGTTCGGTGCGCATGTCGTTCGACGAGGTGACCACCCCGGCGGAGATCGAGACCGTCGCAGGCATCTTCGCCGCGGCCAAAGGCAAGAAAGCCAAGGCCATAAAGCCCGTTACCGAAAGCTGTGTTTCAACCGGCCTGCGCCGCCGGTCGGCCTACCTCGAGGAGCCGGTCTTCAACACCTACCGCTCGGAGAGCGCCCTGATGCGCTATATCAAGAAACTGGAACTGAGGGACATCTCGCTGGCCAATTCAATGATCTCTTTAGGTTCCTGCACCATGAAGCTCAACGCCGCGGCGCTCATGCAGCCGTTGTCGCTCGCGGGCTTCCAGAACATGCACCCCTTCGCCCCGGCGGATCAGGCCGAGGGCTACATGCAGTTGATCAGCGATTTGGAGAAAGACCTCGCAACGATCACCGGCTTCGCGGCCTGCTCGCTCCAGCCCAACTCGGGCGCCGCGGGCGAGTACTCGGGACTGATAGTGATCCGCGCCTACCACCAGAGCCGCGGGCAGGGCTACCGCAACGTGGTGCTGATCCCGGCCTCGGCCCACGGCACCAACCCGGCGTCGGCGGCCATGGCGGGCATGAAGATCGTGACGGTGGCGTGCGACGAAAAAGGCAACATCGACGTCGGGGACCTCGAGGCCAAGGCCAAAGAATATTCGTCGGAGCTGTGCGGCCTGATGGTGACCTATCCCTCGACGCACGGCGTCTTCGAGAGCCGCATCCGCGAGATCGTGGACGCCGTTCACGACGCGGGCGGACAGGTCTACATGGACGGAGCCAACATGAACGCGCAGGTGGGACTGACGAACCCCGGCTACATCGGAGCCGACGTCTGCCACCTCAACCTGCACAAGACCTTCGCCATGCCCCACGGCGGCGGCGGTCCGGGCGTCGGCCCGATCTGCGTCGCAGAGCACCTCAGGGCATTCCTCCCCTCGCACCCCATCGTGGCCACGGGCGGCGACGAGGGCATCACGGCGGTCGCTTCGGCTCCGTGGGGCTCGGCGCTGCTGTTCCCGATCACCTATGGCTACATCAAGATGCTGGGGGCCGACGGACTGCGCAAGGCCACCGAAATGGCCATCGTCAACGCCAACTACATGTCGGCCGCGCTGGCTTCGGAATACCGCACCTATTATTCGGGTGAGACGGGCCGCGTGGGTCACGAGATGATCCTCGACCTGACGAATTTCAAGAAAGACTACAACATCGACTGCGGCGACATCGCCCACCGCCTGATGGATTACGGCTTCCACGCCCCGACGCTCTCGTTCCCCGTGCACGAGACGCTGATGGTCGAGCCCACGGAGTCGGAGCCCAAGGAGGAGATGGACCGCTTCATCGAGGCGCTCGTCGCCATCAAGCGCGAATGCGAGGCGGCCGCCGGCCAGACGGACAACGTGGTGGCGAACGCGCCCCACACGGCCCGCGAACTGGCCGGAAAGTGGGCGCACCCCTACACGCGCGAGCAGGCGGCGTTCCCGCTCCGGTGGATCGGCGAGTCGAAATTCTTCCCCTATGTATCGAAGATCGACAACGGCTACGGCGACCGCAACCTCTGCTGCCGCAACTGCGAGTAA
- a CDS encoding FKBP-type peptidyl-prolyl cis-trans isomerase produces MKVEQNKMVGVDYKLTVDGQIADQSRPGQPLEFIFGTGMLLPKFEEAILGKEIGESVAFTLEPKDGYGEVIAEAVVDLPKDIFMVDGKLAEDILFVGSQVPMSDAQGNRMMGIVKEVGEQTVKMDFNHPMAGKTLNFEVDVVSVRDVTPEDLQGGCSCGDCGDGCGEGCNDHDGHCNCH; encoded by the coding sequence ATGAAAGTAGAACAGAACAAAATGGTCGGCGTAGACTACAAGCTCACCGTCGACGGACAGATCGCAGACCAGTCGCGTCCGGGCCAGCCGCTCGAATTCATCTTCGGGACGGGCATGCTGCTCCCCAAATTCGAGGAGGCCATTCTGGGCAAGGAGATCGGCGAATCGGTCGCGTTCACCCTCGAGCCCAAGGACGGTTATGGCGAGGTCATCGCCGAGGCTGTCGTCGACCTGCCGAAAGATATATTCATGGTAGACGGCAAGCTGGCCGAGGACATCCTCTTCGTCGGCAGTCAGGTGCCGATGAGCGACGCCCAAGGCAACCGCATGATGGGCATCGTCAAGGAGGTCGGCGAGCAGACCGTGAAGATGGATTTCAACCACCCGATGGCGGGCAAGACGCTCAACTTCGAGGTAGACGTGGTATCGGTGCGCGACGTGACGCCCGAGGACCTGCAGGGCGGCTGCTCGTGCGGCGACTGCGGGGACGGATGCGGCGAGGGCTGCAACGACCACGACGGACACTGCAACTGCCACTAA
- a CDS encoding WG repeat-containing protein encodes MFTLRQYLLSLSDSRGLTHTLGEVELCRDGQGRPRYSVGNSAVVFRIRRDGRTRSLRCYLRTMRHLREIYGDKLLEKELYLYTSSETGVWVDVVLGDWIEGVTLHEAAIGAALARDTAKLRDLAESFDTLAAEMVADDCAHGDLKPANIIVGRDRKLHPIDFDAAFLPAFAGETSPELGTAAYQHPDRTAADFNERLDDYPAALISTALHALAEEPTLWDRYGNADGLLFSPRKIPGDAAYREVLALFEHRGKAVQYRVAQLLCAPSLRLFGLAELLGEAVRQTGGQEPTTDGSTPELFVENGRWGYRTPQRTVVPPLYDSGFDFTEGLAAVLLGSTWHYIDTAGRTCLSFPGCEAVKPFRNGRAQVVRNGRRIGIDRAGNEYPVAENEFAI; translated from the coding sequence GTGTTTACCCTTCGCCAATACCTGCTCTCCCTCTCCGACTCCCGCGGCCTGACACATACGCTGGGCGAAGTGGAATTGTGCCGGGACGGGCAGGGACGCCCCCGTTACAGCGTCGGCAATTCGGCCGTCGTCTTCCGCATCCGCCGTGACGGGCGTACCCGGTCGCTGCGCTGTTACCTGCGCACGATGCGCCACCTGCGGGAGATTTACGGCGACAAACTGCTCGAAAAAGAACTTTACCTCTACACCTCGTCGGAAACGGGCGTCTGGGTCGACGTCGTTCTGGGCGACTGGATCGAGGGCGTGACCCTGCACGAAGCGGCCATCGGGGCGGCTCTGGCACGCGACACGGCCAAGCTCCGGGACCTTGCGGAATCGTTCGACACCCTAGCCGCCGAGATGGTCGCCGACGACTGCGCCCACGGCGACCTGAAACCCGCGAACATCATCGTCGGCCGGGACCGGAAACTGCATCCGATCGACTTCGACGCCGCGTTCCTGCCCGCCTTCGCCGGGGAGACGAGCCCCGAACTGGGTACGGCGGCCTACCAGCATCCGGACCGCACGGCCGCGGATTTCAACGAGCGGCTCGACGACTACCCCGCGGCGCTTATCTCCACGGCACTGCATGCGCTGGCCGAAGAACCGACACTCTGGGACCGTTACGGCAACGCCGACGGACTGCTGTTCTCGCCCCGGAAAATCCCCGGCGATGCCGCTTACCGCGAAGTCCTCGCCCTGTTCGAGCACCGCGGCAAGGCCGTGCAATACCGCGTGGCGCAACTGCTCTGCGCCCCCTCCCTGCGGCTTTTCGGACTTGCGGAACTGCTCGGCGAAGCGGTCCGGCAGACCGGCGGACAGGAACCCACGACCGACGGAAGCACCCCGGAGCTGTTCGTCGAAAACGGCCGCTGGGGCTACCGCACGCCGCAGCGAACAGTCGTTCCGCCGCTCTACGACAGCGGCTTCGACTTCACCGAGGGGCTGGCCGCCGTCCTGCTGGGCTCGACGTGGCACTACATCGACACCGCGGGCCGCACCTGCCTGAGTTTCCCGGGCTGCGAAGCCGTAAAACCCTTCCGCAATGGCCGGGCGCAGGTCGTGCGCAACGGACGCCGGATCGGGATCGACCGGGCAGGAAACGAGTACCCCGTTGCGGAAAACGAGTTTGCTATTTAG
- a CDS encoding DUF4954 family protein codes for MISFRKLTPAEVTTLEALGNSAEDWTKVLVAPDFEPFQLHQSHLEGCVEIARGARIIRSRVANYRIGEASLVEGVTALECRRRSAFGNGTGVATMNECGGRTVKIFDTMSAQIAYIMAVYRHRRKTVAALEKMVGEYAEERSSEMGEVGRGCRIVGARFIREVRIGNDVEIDGASIIENATLCDGVRIGVDVKAYDTIAAECAVIGNGSIVERCFVGESCRLDKGFTAAESLFFANSHCENGEAASIFAGPYTVSHHKSSLLIAGMFSFFNAGSGSNQSNHLFKSGAVHQAVHLRGCKFASSAYIMSPALEGAFTMVMGHHSYHHDTSAFPYSYLIEKEGHTHLMPGANLTSFGAVRDIEKWPARDRRSVKRDVINFEEYNPYVAGAMVEAVNILHELEERDPDAQVYTYNKAIIRATSLRRGLKLYNKAIVAALGAMLGKGGLDPHHDGSGRWLDLAGQYITRREVVAILDAVDRGELTTPAAVDNRFRVFDVHYDDYAHSWALQVYASMLGHMPTAGELNDAVAAGRNAHEAMRRTTDADRDRDCSLDMAVSYGLDCDNDDDRREDYYTVRGLK; via the coding sequence ATGATATCATTTCGGAAATTGACCCCCGCGGAGGTCACCACGCTCGAAGCCCTCGGCAATTCGGCCGAAGATTGGACAAAAGTGCTGGTCGCTCCCGATTTCGAACCCTTCCAACTGCATCAGAGCCATCTGGAAGGATGTGTCGAGATCGCCCGGGGAGCCCGAATCATCCGTTCGCGGGTGGCCAACTACCGCATCGGCGAAGCGTCGCTCGTCGAGGGCGTCACGGCGCTCGAATGCCGCCGCCGCTCGGCCTTCGGCAACGGCACGGGCGTCGCCACGATGAACGAATGCGGCGGCCGCACGGTGAAGATATTCGACACGATGTCGGCGCAGATCGCTTATATAATGGCCGTCTACCGCCACCGGCGGAAGACCGTTGCGGCGCTCGAAAAGATGGTCGGCGAATATGCCGAAGAACGCTCCTCGGAGATGGGCGAAGTGGGTCGCGGGTGCCGCATCGTCGGTGCGCGCTTCATCCGCGAGGTCCGCATCGGCAACGACGTGGAGATCGACGGCGCGTCGATCATCGAGAACGCCACCCTCTGCGACGGCGTCCGCATCGGCGTCGACGTCAAGGCCTACGACACGATCGCGGCCGAATGCGCCGTCATCGGCAACGGCTCGATCGTCGAGCGCTGTTTCGTCGGCGAAAGCTGCCGGCTGGACAAGGGTTTCACGGCCGCCGAATCGCTCTTCTTCGCCAACTCCCACTGCGAGAACGGCGAGGCCGCCTCGATCTTCGCGGGCCCCTACACCGTCTCGCACCACAAATCGTCGCTGCTCATCGCCGGGATGTTCTCGTTCTTCAACGCCGGGAGCGGCTCGAACCAGAGCAACCACCTCTTCAAGAGCGGCGCCGTGCATCAGGCGGTGCACCTGAGGGGCTGCAAATTCGCTTCGAGCGCCTACATCATGTCGCCGGCCCTCGAAGGGGCCTTCACGATGGTCATGGGGCATCACTCCTACCACCACGACACCTCGGCGTTCCCCTACTCGTACCTGATCGAAAAGGAGGGGCACACCCACCTGATGCCGGGCGCCAACCTCACCAGTTTCGGCGCCGTGCGCGACATCGAGAAGTGGCCGGCCCGCGACCGCCGCTCCGTAAAACGCGACGTCATCAACTTCGAAGAGTACAATCCCTATGTCGCGGGCGCCATGGTCGAAGCCGTGAACATCCTCCACGAACTCGAGGAGCGCGACCCCGACGCTCAGGTTTACACCTACAACAAAGCCATCATCCGCGCCACGTCGCTGCGCCGCGGCCTGAAACTCTACAACAAGGCCATCGTGGCGGCGCTGGGGGCGATGCTCGGCAAAGGCGGCCTCGACCCGCACCACGACGGCAGCGGCCGCTGGCTCGACTTGGCCGGACAGTACATCACACGCCGCGAGGTCGTGGCGATCCTCGACGCCGTGGACCGCGGCGAGCTCACGACGCCTGCGGCCGTGGACAACCGCTTCCGGGTCTTCGACGTCCACTACGACGACTACGCCCACAGCTGGGCCCTGCAGGTCTACGCCTCGATGCTGGGCCACATGCCGACGGCCGGGGAGCTGAACGACGCCGTCGCCGCAGGCCGCAACGCCCACGAAGCGATGCGCCGCACCACCGACGCCGACCGCGACCGCGACTGTTCGCTCGACATGGCCGTCAGCTACGGCCTCGACTGCGACAACGACGACGACCGGCGCGAGGATTACTACACGGTGCGCGGACTGAAATAA
- a CDS encoding vWA domain-containing protein: protein MYIQSITRTRRTAFIFTIDCSGSMAEKIRFRGRQMTKADAVASITNGMLFELIERARRSDGVRNYYDIAVLGYSGDDEVYSLLPGGREVISVAELAAEEPPLKTEVVEYRLPDGSNALREISTPAWVEPEAAGQTPMCEALRRVRDIAAAWCADPAHAESFPPIVFNITDGEATDCDNSELCAVAEQIKSLRTADGNVLLVNIHIAAGDTPRTVFFPSAEEAGYPNRYAAVLYDCSSPMPEVFNEAIREAKGPGALPPFRGMSYNASAEQLITMLNIGSISVKTE, encoded by the coding sequence ATGTACATACAGAGCATCACACGCACCCGCCGCACGGCTTTCATCTTCACCATCGACTGCTCGGGGTCGATGGCCGAGAAGATCCGCTTCCGCGGACGGCAGATGACCAAGGCCGACGCCGTGGCCTCGATCACCAACGGCATGCTGTTCGAACTGATCGAACGGGCGCGCCGCAGCGACGGCGTCCGCAACTACTACGACATCGCCGTGCTGGGCTATTCGGGCGACGACGAGGTCTACTCCCTGCTGCCGGGCGGCCGTGAGGTGATCTCCGTGGCGGAACTGGCCGCCGAAGAGCCGCCGCTGAAGACCGAAGTCGTGGAATACAGGCTTCCCGACGGCAGCAATGCCCTGCGCGAGATATCCACCCCGGCGTGGGTGGAGCCCGAAGCCGCCGGGCAGACCCCGATGTGCGAAGCGCTGCGCCGCGTGCGCGACATCGCCGCGGCGTGGTGTGCCGACCCGGCCCATGCGGAGAGTTTCCCGCCCATCGTCTTCAACATCACCGACGGCGAGGCCACCGACTGCGACAACAGCGAACTCTGCGCCGTGGCCGAGCAGATCAAGTCGCTGCGCACGGCCGACGGCAACGTACTGCTCGTGAACATCCACATCGCCGCGGGCGACACTCCGCGAACGGTCTTTTTCCCCTCGGCAGAGGAGGCCGGCTACCCCAACCGCTATGCCGCGGTGCTCTACGACTGTTCGAGCCCCATGCCCGAGGTGTTCAACGAGGCGATCCGCGAGGCCAAGGGCCCCGGAGCCCTGCCCCCGTTCCGGGGCATGAGCTACAACGCCTCGGCCGAACAGCTCATCACGATGCTCAACATCGGCTCCATCAGCGTAAAAACCGAATGA
- a CDS encoding WG repeat-containing protein translates to MTPTLHTFIQALQTPEISFTTLTDARPVTEAGGIPPLMRTTRFAEAEIIWRGRRWLLSLPLSPAALAAVERTASQAGRLNTEWLTEYRILRGELCWVDPTDHPQSCDLVLQHLPAGRSFAEALLTEPAGRLLEGLDALQSALRELGFSHNNLRAGNLRWSGGRFIPLRYHDANFGTPDGDAEAFETLRRQVREAGDPMQVSDVAADYTPQRRLTGHRWTSHVFEGLVCVEDEGGFGFVDTDNNPVIASRFIWAGDFREGRAEVETPGGMGLIDRNGNYVIPPEYEIVDYIPTESIVRVRQNGRWAEFDYLGQRLTEFGTNNEENRITEPVPAAVR, encoded by the coding sequence ATGACACCGACCCTGCATACCTTCATACAGGCGCTCCAGACGCCCGAAATCTCGTTCACGACGCTCACCGACGCCCGTCCCGTGACGGAAGCGGGCGGCATTCCGCCGCTGATGCGCACGACGCGCTTCGCCGAGGCCGAGATCATCTGGCGCGGCCGGCGGTGGCTGCTCTCGCTGCCGCTGTCTCCCGCGGCGTTGGCCGCCGTCGAGCGGACGGCATCGCAGGCGGGACGCCTCAACACCGAGTGGCTCACGGAGTACCGCATTCTGCGGGGCGAACTCTGCTGGGTGGACCCCACGGACCATCCGCAAAGCTGCGACTTGGTGCTCCAGCACCTGCCCGCAGGCCGCAGTTTCGCCGAAGCGCTGCTGACGGAGCCCGCCGGACGGCTGCTCGAAGGGCTCGACGCACTCCAGTCCGCCCTGCGGGAACTGGGCTTCTCGCACAACAACCTCCGGGCGGGCAATCTGCGCTGGAGCGGCGGCCGGTTCATCCCCCTGCGCTACCACGACGCCAATTTCGGCACCCCCGACGGCGACGCCGAGGCGTTCGAAACCCTGCGGCGGCAGGTCCGCGAGGCGGGCGACCCGATGCAGGTCTCGGACGTGGCGGCCGACTACACTCCGCAGCGCCGTCTGACCGGACACCGCTGGACGAGCCATGTGTTCGAAGGGCTCGTCTGCGTCGAGGACGAAGGCGGATTCGGGTTCGTGGACACGGACAACAACCCCGTCATCGCGTCGCGTTTCATCTGGGCGGGCGACTTCCGCGAAGGACGCGCCGAGGTCGAGACGCCCGGCGGCATGGGACTGATCGACCGGAACGGAAACTACGTCATCCCGCCCGAATACGAAATCGTGGACTACATTCCGACCGAAAGCATCGTCCGGGTACGGCAGAACGGCCGCTGGGCCGAATTCGACTATCTGGGACAGCGGCTGACGGAATTCGGTACGAATAATGAAGAAAACAGAATAACAGAACCCGTCCCGGCCGCCGTACGATAA
- the trxB gene encoding thioredoxin-disulfide reductase gives MEEAVKVLIIGSGPAGYTAAIYTSRANLNPVLYEGIEPGGQLTTTTDVENFPGHPDGVTGTDLMAQMRKQAERFGADIRTGTVTRVDLSSRPFHVVVDGTREIKAETLIIATGASAKYLGLPSETKFRGQGVSACATCDGFFYRKKDVAVVGGGDTACEEASYLASLCRKVYMIVRKPYLRASKAMQQRVFNTPNIEVLFEHNTAEVLGDESGVTGALLRKNDGTEVTIDIAGFFLAIGHHPNTELFRDQLKLDAEGYIKVEPGASKTNVEGVFAAGDVKDPHYRQAITAAGSGCIAALDCERFLLK, from the coding sequence ATGGAAGAAGCAGTAAAAGTACTGATTATCGGCAGCGGCCCCGCAGGGTACACCGCAGCCATCTATACCTCCCGCGCCAACCTCAATCCGGTGCTGTACGAAGGGATCGAGCCGGGCGGACAGCTCACGACGACGACCGACGTCGAGAATTTCCCGGGACACCCCGACGGTGTCACGGGCACCGACCTGATGGCCCAGATGCGCAAGCAGGCCGAGCGCTTCGGCGCCGACATCCGCACGGGGACCGTCACGCGCGTAGACCTCTCGTCGCGCCCGTTCCATGTGGTCGTGGACGGCACCCGGGAGATCAAGGCCGAGACGCTCATCATCGCCACGGGAGCTTCGGCCAAATACCTCGGACTTCCCTCCGAAACCAAGTTCCGCGGTCAGGGCGTCAGCGCCTGCGCCACCTGCGACGGATTCTTCTACCGCAAGAAGGACGTGGCGGTGGTCGGCGGCGGCGACACGGCCTGCGAGGAGGCATCCTATCTGGCGTCGCTCTGCCGGAAGGTCTACATGATCGTCCGCAAGCCCTACCTGCGCGCTTCGAAGGCGATGCAGCAGCGGGTGTTCAACACCCCCAACATCGAGGTGCTGTTCGAGCACAACACTGCCGAGGTGCTGGGCGACGAATCGGGCGTCACGGGAGCCCTGCTGCGTAAGAACGACGGCACGGAGGTGACGATCGACATCGCGGGATTCTTTCTGGCCATCGGCCACCACCCCAACACGGAACTTTTCCGCGACCAGTTGAAACTCGACGCCGAGGGGTACATCAAGGTCGAGCCGGGTGCGTCGAAGACCAACGTCGAAGGGGTCTTCGCCGCCGGCGACGTCAAGGACCCCCACTATCGTCAGGCCATCACGGCCGCCGGATCGGGGTGCATCGCCGCGCTGGACTGCGAACGGTTTTTGTTAAAATAA